A window of Procambarus clarkii isolate CNS0578487 chromosome 9, FALCON_Pclarkii_2.0, whole genome shotgun sequence contains these coding sequences:
- the LOC123766265 gene encoding uncharacterized protein encodes MSDVREASTTHKSVPDPPVQSVPDPPVQSVPDPPEQSVPDPPEQSVPDPPVQSVPDPPVQSVPDPPVQSVPDPPEQSVPDPPEQSVPDPPVQSVPDPPEQSVPDPPEQSVPDPPVQSVPDPPVQSVPDPPEQSVPDPPEQSVPDPPVQSVPDPPEQSVPDPPEQSVPDPPVQSVPDPPVQSVPDPPEQSVPDPPVQSVPDPPVQSVPDPPEQSVPDPPVQSVPDPPEQSVPDPLSTPMSATSRQSSDDNLIDVVNSSPEVSARSPAPPAQDTGLLDPLHLQHKTLDYSIPCTSSTRHWTTRSPVPPAQDTGLLDPLYLQHKTLDYSIPCTSSTRHWTTRSPAPPAQDTGLLDPLHLQHKTLDYSIPCTSSTRHWTTRSPVPPAQDTGLLDPLHLQHKTLDYSIPCTSSTRHWTTRSPAPPAQDTGLLDPLYLQHKTLDYSIPCTSSTKHWTTRSPAPPAQNTGLLDPLHLQHWTTRRGEL; translated from the coding sequence ATGTCCGACGTCAGGGAGGCCTCCACGACTCACAAGTCTGTGCCAGATCCTCCTGTGCAGTCTGTGCCAGATCCTCCTGTGCAGTCTGTGCCAGATCCTCCTGAGCAGTCTGTGCCAGATCCTCCTGAGCAGTCTGTGCCAGATCCTCCTGTGCAGTCTGTGCCAGATCCTCCTGTGCAGTCTGTGCCAGATCCTCCTGTGCAGTCTGTGCCAGATCCTCCTGAGCAGTCTGTGCCAGATCCTCCTGAGCAGTCTGTGCCAGATCCTCCTGTGCAGTCTGTGCCAGATCCTCCTGAGCAGTCTGTGCCAGATCCTCCTGAGCAGTCTGTGCCAGATCCTCCTGTGCAGTCTGTGCCAGATCCTCCTGTGCAGTCTGTGCCAGATCCTCCTGAGCAGTCTGTGCCAGATCCTCCTGAGCAGTCTGTGCCAGATCCTCCTGTGCAGTCTGTGCCAGATCCTCCTGAGCAGTCTGTGCCAGATCCTCCTGAGCAGTCTGTGCCAGATCCTCCTGTGCAGTCTGTGCCAGATCCTCCTGTGCAGTCTGTGCCAGATCCTCCTGAGCAGTCTGTGCCAGATCCTCCTGTGCAGTCTGTGCCAGATCCTCCTGTGCAGTCTGTGCCAGATCCTCCTGAACAGTCTGTGCCAGATCCTCCTGTGCAGTCTGTGCCAGATCCTCCTGAACAGTCTGTGCCAGATCCTCTTTCTACGCCTATGTCTGCAACCAGCAGACAGTCATCAGATGACAACTTAATTGACGTTGTCAATTCCTCACCTGAAGTGTCTGCTCGATCCCCTGCACCTCCAGCACAAGACACTGGACTACTCGATCCCCTGCACCTCCAGCACAAGACACTGGACTACTCGATCCCCTGCACCTCCAGCACAAGACACTGGACTACTCGATCCCCTGTACCTCCAGCACAAGACACTGGACTACTCGATCCCCTGTACCTCCAGCACAAGACACTGGACTACTCGATCCCCTGCACCTCCAGCACAAGACACTGGACTACTCGATCCCCTGCACCTCCAGCACAAGACACTGGACTACTCGATCCCCTGCACCTCCAGCACAAGACACTGGACTACTCGATCCCCTGCACCTCCAGCACAAGACACTGGACTACTCGATCCCCTGTACCTCCAGCACAAGACACTGGACTACTCGATCCCCTGCACCTCCAGCACAAGACACTGGACTACTCGATCCCCTGCACCTCCAGCACAAGACACTGGACTACTCGATCCCCTGCACCTCCAGCACAAGACACTGGACTGCTCGATCCCCTGTACCTCCAGCACAAAACACTGGACTACTCGATCCCCTGCACCTCCAGCACAAAACACTGGACTACTCGATCCCCTGCACCTCCAGCACAAAACACTGGACTACTCGATCCCCTGCACCTCCAGCACTGGACTACTCGAAGGGGAGAACTTTGA